In one window of Bradyrhizobium diazoefficiens DNA:
- a CDS encoding DUF3311 domain-containing protein yields MRRIRWLAVIPFLALIVGPFFVNRATPLVLGLPFLLAWIVAWILLTSVIMTVIYMADPANREGEP; encoded by the coding sequence ATGCGCCGCATTCGTTGGCTTGCCGTCATTCCGTTCCTTGCCCTCATCGTCGGCCCGTTCTTCGTCAACCGGGCGACCCCGCTGGTTCTTGGCTTGCCATTCCTGCTCGCCTGGATCGTGGCCTGGATCCTGCTCACCTCCGTCATCATGACGGTGATCTACATGGCCGATCCCGCCAACCGCGAGGGCGAGCCGTGA
- a CDS encoding HutD family protein, translating into MKTTLLKSEAYTRSPWKNGGGIFTDIADAHRPGTAAKDWDSLLWRFAATPIVAPGPFSHMAGIDRLQMVVGGRGLVLKAPGQESDEREPFTTVRFTGEMEIVTELEAGPVEVVNLMARRGAVEIDLLALRQPGDRRLAAGTHLIYAARGDCNLRLDGEDFAISHENTLKVELTGASTLALVSGLAVLGSIQLVG; encoded by the coding sequence ATGAAAACCACGCTGCTGAAATCCGAAGCCTACACCCGCTCGCCCTGGAAGAACGGCGGCGGCATTTTCACCGATATCGCGGATGCGCATCGTCCCGGCACCGCGGCGAAGGATTGGGATAGCCTGCTGTGGCGCTTTGCCGCCACGCCGATCGTGGCGCCCGGGCCGTTCTCGCATATGGCGGGCATCGACCGCTTGCAGATGGTGGTCGGCGGACGCGGGCTGGTGCTGAAAGCCCCGGGGCAGGAATCCGACGAGCGCGAGCCATTCACGACCGTGCGCTTCACCGGCGAGATGGAGATCGTCACCGAGCTCGAGGCCGGCCCGGTCGAGGTCGTCAATCTGATGGCGCGGCGTGGTGCGGTTGAGATCGATCTGCTGGCGCTCAGGCAGCCGGGTGACCGGCGACTAGCCGCCGGTACGCACCTGATCTACGCGGCGCGCGGCGATTGCAACCTTCGTCTCGACGGCGAGGATTTTGCGATTTCGCACGAAAATACGTTGAAGGTCGAACTGACCGGCGCCTCAACGCTCGCGCTCGTCTCGGGGTTGGCCGTGCTGGGATCCATACAACTGGTCGGCTGA
- a CDS encoding S1C family serine protease, protein MPIRFLRLAIVWLLLLVSIWVVQPYVTALWLSASAPRTVTPRADLAAAEQATIRLFKEASPSVVHVYARGTPRTSIFSDEQESRVQSGSGIVWDLAGHVITNNHVISGTAEIGVRLTSGEFVAARVVGAAPNYDLAVLQLERPRSALHPIAVGRSADLQVGQSTFAIGNPYGLDQTLTSGIVSALGRKLPSVTAREIKGMIQTDAPINPGNSGGPLLDSAGRLIGVNSAIVSGSGASAGIGFAIPVDIVNRVAAELIRNGRVPLPGLGIVAAKQDEATSLGIDGVIIVRTLPGSPAAQAGIEGATEDGVIRDIITEVNGKPVHSMEELTSVLEDEGIGKPIELSVERAGRTRTVKVTIADVSRLAQR, encoded by the coding sequence GTGCCCATTCGTTTCCTGCGGTTGGCGATCGTGTGGTTGTTGCTTTTGGTAAGCATCTGGGTGGTGCAGCCGTACGTAACTGCGCTCTGGTTGTCTGCCTCGGCTCCCCGCACCGTGACGCCCCGTGCCGATCTCGCTGCAGCCGAGCAGGCAACCATTCGTCTCTTCAAGGAGGCATCGCCCTCCGTCGTGCATGTGTACGCGCGCGGCACGCCCCGCACATCGATCTTTTCCGACGAACAGGAAAGCAGGGTGCAATCCGGCTCGGGCATCGTATGGGATCTCGCCGGACACGTGATCACCAACAATCATGTCATCAGTGGCACGGCCGAGATCGGCGTTCGGCTGACCTCCGGTGAATTCGTCGCCGCGCGTGTGGTGGGCGCCGCTCCGAACTACGATCTCGCCGTTCTTCAGCTGGAGCGGCCAAGATCGGCGCTGCATCCGATTGCCGTGGGCCGTTCGGCCGATCTCCAGGTCGGTCAGAGCACATTTGCGATCGGCAATCCCTACGGTCTGGACCAGACTCTAACCTCCGGAATCGTGAGTGCGCTGGGTCGAAAGCTGCCGTCGGTCACCGCGCGCGAAATCAAGGGAATGATTCAGACCGATGCGCCCATCAATCCCGGAAATTCCGGTGGCCCGCTGCTCGACAGTGCCGGACGGCTGATCGGCGTGAACAGTGCCATCGTCTCCGGCTCGGGCGCCTCGGCCGGAATCGGTTTCGCCATTCCAGTCGACATCGTCAACCGCGTTGCGGCCGAGTTGATCCGCAACGGCCGCGTCCCGCTGCCGGGCCTCGGCATCGTGGCTGCCAAGCAGGACGAGGCAACGAGCCTCGGAATTGACGGGGTCATCATCGTCCGAACATTGCCCGGCTCTCCCGCCGCGCAAGCCGGCATTGAAGGCGCGACTGAGGACGGCGTGATCAGGGACATCATCACGGAAGTCAACGGCAAGCCGGTTCACAGCATGGAGGAATTGACGTCGGTGCTCGAAGACGAGGGGATCGGCAAGCCAATCGAGCTGTCCGTCGAACGCGCTGGACGAACCCGCACTGTCAAGGTGACCATCGCGGACGTCTCCCGGCTGGCCCAGCGATAA
- a CDS encoding adenylate/guanylate cyclase domain-containing protein yields MPKFLRIGLHQSNVSGYTSKAWCVHRVGSAVFLKWGAVEVMGAGNGRKVYWSRPPQEKTIRCGTAQRAQDYAKSAIARRRSHDYEPLAGAIATRRKSADGSADVKQALATILIVDIVGSTAKAAKLGDARWTKVVSLYYAAVRKELKASRGKEVVTTGDGVLATFKAPAAGVNCATAIQKAVRTLGLDIRVGLHAGEYTMSGGEMVGLAFHICTRVAAKARAGEVLVSRAVKDLLVTQSTIRLRDHGSHQLKGVPARWRLYRVEV; encoded by the coding sequence ATGCCCAAATTCCTTCGCATCGGCCTCCATCAATCGAACGTGTCAGGATACACGTCGAAGGCGTGGTGCGTGCATCGGGTCGGCTCGGCGGTGTTCTTGAAATGGGGCGCCGTGGAGGTCATGGGCGCCGGAAACGGGCGCAAGGTTTACTGGTCGCGTCCGCCGCAGGAGAAAACGATACGCTGTGGCACGGCGCAGCGCGCCCAGGACTATGCGAAATCCGCGATCGCGCGGCGGCGCAGTCATGACTATGAGCCATTGGCAGGTGCTATCGCGACCCGGCGCAAATCCGCCGACGGCAGTGCCGACGTCAAGCAGGCGCTCGCCACGATCCTGATCGTCGACATCGTCGGCTCCACGGCGAAAGCCGCCAAGCTCGGCGACGCGCGTTGGACCAAGGTGGTGAGCCTCTATTACGCGGCGGTCCGCAAGGAGCTGAAGGCTTCGCGGGGCAAGGAAGTCGTGACGACGGGCGACGGCGTGCTCGCGACCTTCAAGGCGCCTGCCGCCGGCGTCAATTGCGCGACTGCGATCCAGAAAGCCGTGCGAACGCTCGGCCTCGACATCAGGGTGGGCTTGCACGCAGGCGAATACACGATGAGCGGCGGCGAGATGGTCGGTCTCGCCTTCCACATCTGCACCCGCGTCGCCGCGAAAGCGCGCGCCGGCGAGGTCCTGGTCTCGCGTGCGGTGAAGGATTTGCTCGTGACGCAGTCCACCATCCGGCTCAGAGATCATGGCAGCCACCAGCTCAAGGGCGTGCCGGCGCGGTGGCGGCTGTATCGGGTGGAAGTTTAG
- a CDS encoding adenylate/guanylate cyclase domain-containing protein — MNASDKIPTATQADAVVDWLTNGTRDQRFIDNIFAEMCVRLQQAGIPLKRSTLHILIQHPQWLGARFMWSDGMREADISRVDFDVRERPEYIGSSANEIQTGATEVRENLERDPALGRKHRLYDEMRATGLTDYVAWPLYHTLGKQHLVTFATDRRGGFDDAHIAALKKLLPVLALVSEIRVKNRLARTLLETYVGAHAGELILAGATRRGTGTTVRAAIMICDLRDFTKISDNWPRDDVIDLLNDYFDAMSDPITRHGGEILKFIGDGLLAIFPLHEPNACANLLRAVTEARGAMVALNERNSTTGRAPLNYGIGVHVGDVMYGNIGSTSRLDFTVIGPAVNMASRLEALTKQLGKPVLLSRDFAELVDREFELERVGQHAVRGFSEPIELFAFQSGAGP, encoded by the coding sequence ATGAACGCGTCAGACAAGATCCCCACTGCTACGCAAGCCGACGCCGTCGTCGACTGGCTGACCAACGGCACGCGCGACCAGCGTTTCATCGACAACATCTTTGCGGAGATGTGTGTTCGGCTTCAGCAGGCCGGCATCCCGCTCAAGCGGTCGACGCTTCATATCCTGATCCAACACCCGCAATGGCTGGGCGCCCGTTTCATGTGGTCCGACGGCATGCGCGAGGCCGACATCTCGCGGGTCGACTTCGATGTCAGGGAGCGGCCGGAATATATCGGCAGTTCCGCCAACGAGATCCAGACCGGCGCAACTGAAGTCCGCGAGAATCTCGAACGCGATCCGGCGCTCGGCCGCAAGCACAGGCTCTATGACGAGATGCGGGCGACGGGCCTGACCGACTATGTGGCCTGGCCGCTCTACCACACCCTCGGCAAGCAGCATCTCGTCACTTTCGCGACCGACCGCCGTGGCGGCTTCGATGATGCGCATATCGCCGCGCTGAAGAAACTGTTGCCGGTGCTGGCGCTGGTCAGCGAGATCCGCGTCAAGAACCGCCTGGCGCGGACACTGCTCGAGACCTATGTCGGCGCCCATGCCGGCGAGCTGATTCTCGCCGGCGCCACGCGGCGCGGCACCGGCACCACGGTGCGCGCCGCGATCATGATCTGCGATCTCAGGGATTTCACGAAAATCTCCGACAATTGGCCACGCGACGACGTCATCGATCTCCTCAACGACTATTTCGACGCGATGTCGGACCCGATCACGCGGCATGGCGGCGAGATCCTGAAATTCATCGGCGACGGCTTGCTCGCCATCTTCCCGCTTCATGAACCCAACGCCTGCGCCAATCTATTGCGTGCGGTGACCGAGGCGAGGGGAGCCATGGTCGCTCTGAACGAGCGGAACAGCACGACCGGGCGTGCGCCGCTGAATTACGGCATCGGCGTCCATGTCGGCGACGTCATGTACGGCAATATCGGCTCGACCAGCCGGCTCGATTTCACCGTGATCGGTCCTGCCGTCAACATGGCCTCGCGCCTCGAAGCGCTGACCAAGCAGCTCGGAAAACCGGTGCTGCTGTCGCGTGACTTCGCGGAGTTGGTAGATCGGGAGTTCGAGCTCGAACGGGTCGGCCAGCATGCCGTGCGCGGTTTCAGCGAGCCGATCGAGCTGTTTGCGTTTCAGTCCGGCGCCGGGCCGTAA
- a CDS encoding metallophosphoesterase family protein, with the protein MTLKIGVISDTHGLLRPEAERCLAGVSHIIHAGDIGTPEIVDRLGRIAPVTAIRGNIDTGDWARRLPDTRTLRLGGCALYVLHDLKQLTINPTELGIDVVISGHSHRVAIETVDGVLYLNPGSAGRRRFKLPITLATLDLHRNGALQPVIHDLSNV; encoded by the coding sequence ATGACGCTCAAGATTGGGGTGATTTCGGACACGCACGGGCTGCTGAGGCCGGAGGCGGAGCGCTGCCTCGCCGGCGTGTCCCACATCATCCACGCCGGCGATATCGGCACTCCGGAGATCGTGGACCGCCTAGGCCGGATCGCGCCTGTGACCGCCATCAGAGGCAACATCGATACGGGCGACTGGGCGAGGCGCTTGCCTGACACCAGAACGTTGCGCCTTGGCGGCTGCGCCCTCTACGTCCTGCACGATCTCAAGCAACTTACGATCAACCCGACGGAGCTTGGGATCGACGTCGTGATATCGGGCCATTCGCATCGCGTCGCGATCGAGACCGTCGACGGCGTGCTCTACCTGAACCCGGGAAGTGCGGGGCGCAGGCGCTTCAAGCTGCCGATCACGCTGGCAACGCTCGATCTGCATCGAAATGGCGCTCTCCAACCTGTTATTCATGATCTCAGCAACGTGTGA
- a CDS encoding ABC transporter substrate-binding protein, whose amino-acid sequence MRHLAGTLAVAVAALLSTGAARAQSTVYIPDVIELSGPGAVSGTNWRDGVALAVDEINASGGILGRKIQTEHLDTQSNPGISRAQVQKVLDKDPYVVLGPIYSGSVKVNMALTQQAEIPQIVGAEAADITTQGNPWIFRTAFGQQFSMPKIANYLHDKLKVKNVAVVWVNNDFGKGGHDNFVKEMKTRNIEIAADISTEQGQVDFGSDVIKLKSAKADAVFVYTNEEESARFLIEAKRQGLSTPLFGETTLLSQKVVELAGAAANGVRGHVGLSADAPVPAIQEFAKKFSARFKYLPDHNGIKGYTAVYLVKYVTEKIGKFDSKAFGAAMKGLTLTPDKAPGMLMEASWDQNGDIDRASFLAEIVDGKQKIVETLPKLNGGKSE is encoded by the coding sequence ATGAGGCATCTTGCAGGGACGCTCGCCGTCGCTGTTGCGGCATTGCTCTCGACGGGCGCGGCCCGTGCGCAGAGCACGGTCTACATTCCCGACGTCATTGAGCTCTCCGGCCCCGGCGCCGTCTCCGGCACAAACTGGCGCGACGGCGTCGCGCTCGCTGTCGACGAAATCAATGCCTCCGGCGGCATTCTGGGGCGAAAAATCCAGACCGAGCATCTCGACACCCAGAGCAATCCCGGCATCTCGCGCGCGCAGGTGCAGAAGGTGTTGGACAAGGACCCTTACGTGGTGCTCGGGCCGATCTATTCCGGCTCGGTCAAGGTCAACATGGCGCTGACGCAACAGGCCGAGATCCCGCAGATCGTCGGCGCCGAGGCTGCCGACATCACCACGCAAGGCAATCCCTGGATATTCCGCACCGCCTTCGGTCAGCAATTCTCGATGCCGAAGATCGCCAACTATCTGCACGACAAGCTCAAGGTGAAGAATGTTGCAGTGGTCTGGGTCAACAATGATTTCGGCAAGGGCGGCCACGACAATTTTGTCAAGGAGATGAAGACGCGCAATATCGAGATCGCGGCCGATATCTCCACCGAGCAGGGCCAGGTCGATTTCGGCTCCGACGTCATCAAGCTCAAGAGCGCCAAGGCGGACGCCGTCTTCGTCTACACCAACGAGGAGGAGAGCGCGCGCTTCCTGATCGAGGCGAAGCGGCAGGGGCTCTCGACGCCGCTGTTCGGCGAGACCACGCTGCTCAGCCAGAAAGTGGTCGAGCTCGCCGGCGCTGCGGCCAACGGCGTGCGTGGCCATGTCGGCCTCAGTGCGGATGCCCCGGTGCCCGCGATCCAGGAGTTCGCGAAGAAATTTTCCGCGCGCTTCAAATATCTGCCGGACCACAACGGCATCAAGGGCTACACCGCGGTCTACCTCGTCAAATACGTCACCGAGAAGATCGGCAAATTCGACAGCAAGGCCTTTGGTGCGGCCATGAAGGGCCTGACGCTGACGCCCGACAAGGCACCTGGCATGCTGATGGAAGCCAGCTGGGACCAGAACGGCGATATCGATCGCGCCAGCTTTCTGGCCGAGATCGTCGATGGCAAGCAGAAGATCGTCGAGACGCTGCCGAAGCTGAACGGCGGCAAGAGCGAGTGA
- a CDS encoding glycosyltransferase family 9 protein, which yields MNRQERRAAAKQSQKVAPLAVATSQDRAFLAERPDIVDLTERLTDFSDTAALVCRLDLVISVDTSVVHLAGALGAPVWTMLPFSPDWRWLLNRDDSPWYSSMRLFRQPKRGDWASVVDRVRRELEGLVSVWRRHDRASDEAISALALP from the coding sequence ATGAACCGCCAAGAACGCCGGGCCGCGGCCAAGCAATCCCAGAAGGTCGCGCCGCTGGCGGTCGCCACGAGTCAGGACCGGGCCTTCCTCGCAGAACGTCCCGATATCGTCGACCTGACGGAACGGCTCACAGATTTCAGCGACACGGCAGCGCTGGTTTGCCGTCTCGATCTGGTGATCTCGGTCGACACCAGCGTCGTTCACCTCGCCGGCGCGCTGGGCGCGCCCGTCTGGACGATGTTGCCGTTCAGCCCGGATTGGCGCTGGCTGCTCAACCGCGACGACAGCCCGTGGTATTCCTCCATGCGGCTGTTCAGGCAACCCAAACGAGGCGACTGGGCCAGCGTCGTGGATCGCGTTCGCCGCGAACTGGAGGGACTGGTATCCGTGTGGCGGCGCCACGACAGGGCGAGCGACGAAGCGATATCGGCCCTCGCGCTCCCCTAA
- a CDS encoding sodium:solute symporter — translation MNAALPFIAAAALLALALGLLARRGKDMNLEQWTVGGRGFGAIFVFLLLAGEIYTTFTFLGGSGFAYGKGAPAYYILCYGTLAYVLSYFMLPPIWRYGKENRLYSQSDFFVRKYDSPALGVIVALVDIAALIPYLVLQFKGLGIIVEVAGYGAISSTLAIWIGAIVVAVYVMTSGVHGSAWTAVAKDALILGIVIFLGIYLPFHYYGGLGSMFAAIEQAKPGFAVLPPHGESLWWFSSTVLLTALGFYMWPHTFASIYTAKSATVIRKNAIVLPLYQLILLFVFFVGFAATLQVRGLSGSDIDLALFKLSVKSFDPWFVGVIGATGVLTALVPGSMILMTAATLIANNLYRAINPAVDDRQVSQLAKLLVPVVALVAVFFTLKGGETIVALLLMGYSLVTQLFPSLVLSLARHNIATREGAAAGLIAGVATVAMTSLSGVNFHALSWLPPQIQDLNIGIVALAINFIVLIAVSLAMRVTSAPAGAAAE, via the coding sequence GTGAACGCCGCCCTGCCGTTCATCGCCGCCGCGGCGCTGCTGGCACTGGCGCTCGGCCTGCTCGCCCGCCGCGGCAAGGACATGAACCTCGAGCAGTGGACGGTCGGGGGACGCGGCTTTGGCGCGATTTTCGTGTTCCTGCTGCTGGCGGGAGAGATCTACACCACCTTCACCTTTCTCGGCGGCAGCGGTTTCGCCTATGGCAAGGGCGCCCCCGCCTATTACATTCTCTGTTACGGCACGCTCGCCTATGTGCTGTCCTATTTCATGCTGCCGCCAATCTGGCGCTATGGGAAGGAGAACCGGCTGTATTCGCAGTCGGACTTCTTCGTACGCAAATACGACAGTCCGGCGCTTGGTGTGATCGTCGCGCTCGTGGATATCGCGGCGCTGATCCCTTATCTCGTCCTCCAGTTCAAGGGCCTCGGCATCATCGTCGAAGTTGCCGGCTACGGTGCGATCTCCTCGACGCTCGCCATCTGGATCGGCGCCATCGTCGTCGCGGTCTACGTGATGACCTCGGGCGTCCACGGCTCGGCGTGGACCGCGGTCGCCAAGGACGCCTTGATTCTCGGCATCGTGATCTTTCTCGGCATTTACCTGCCGTTCCATTATTATGGCGGGCTGGGATCGATGTTCGCGGCGATCGAACAGGCAAAGCCGGGATTCGCAGTGCTGCCGCCCCACGGCGAGAGCCTGTGGTGGTTTTCCTCGACCGTGCTGCTCACCGCGCTGGGCTTTTATATGTGGCCCCATACGTTCGCGTCGATCTACACCGCGAAGAGCGCTACGGTGATCCGCAAGAATGCAATCGTGCTGCCGCTCTATCAGCTCATTCTGCTGTTCGTGTTTTTCGTCGGCTTCGCGGCGACGCTTCAGGTTCGCGGCCTGTCGGGTTCGGACATCGACCTTGCCCTGTTCAAGCTGTCGGTCAAGAGCTTCGATCCCTGGTTCGTCGGCGTCATAGGCGCCACCGGCGTGCTCACCGCATTGGTGCCGGGCTCGATGATCCTGATGACGGCCGCCACCCTGATCGCCAATAACCTCTATCGCGCCATCAACCCCGCCGTCGACGACCGGCAGGTCTCGCAACTGGCGAAGCTCCTGGTGCCGGTGGTCGCGCTCGTCGCGGTATTCTTTACGCTGAAGGGGGGAGAGACCATCGTCGCCCTGCTTCTGATGGGCTACAGCCTGGTGACGCAACTTTTTCCCTCGCTGGTGCTCAGTCTCGCGCGCCACAACATCGCGACGCGAGAAGGCGCCGCGGCAGGCCTCATCGCCGGCGTCGCGACAGTGGCCATGACAAGCCTGAGCGGCGTAAATTTCCACGCATTGTCATGGCTGCCGCCGCAAATCCAGGACCTCAATATCGGCATCGTGGCACTGGCGATCAACTTCATCGTGCTGATCGCGGTCAGCCTCGCGATGCGGGTCACCTCGGCCCCGGCAGGGGCTGCCGCAGAATAG
- a CDS encoding shikimate dehydrogenase, whose amino-acid sequence MSQDGFGLAGVIGMPVAHSRSPVIHNYWLKAHGIRGSYVPLAVQPERLEDALDGLIALGFRGCNVTMPHKQTAMPMLDRVNETAKRIGAVNTIVVEADGTLSGFNNDGNGFVQSLRDAKADWRGDAGPILLLGAGGASRAVVVALLENGAREIRIANRTAEKAQAIATEFGSAVSSVAWDDRAAALADVALLVNCTDRGMVGKSALEIDLSRLKSTTLTADIIYTPLETPFLAGARARGCVTVNGLGLLLNQARLAFKAWFDVMPDVTPELIRDIEATF is encoded by the coding sequence ATGTCGCAGGATGGTTTTGGGCTGGCGGGGGTCATCGGCATGCCGGTGGCGCATTCGCGCTCGCCGGTCATACATAATTACTGGCTGAAAGCGCACGGCATCCGCGGCTCTTATGTGCCGCTCGCGGTGCAGCCGGAGCGGCTCGAGGACGCGCTGGACGGGCTGATCGCGCTCGGGTTCCGCGGCTGCAACGTCACCATGCCGCACAAGCAGACGGCGATGCCGATGCTCGACCGCGTCAACGAGACCGCGAAGCGGATCGGCGCCGTCAACACCATCGTGGTCGAGGCGGACGGCACGTTGTCCGGCTTTAACAATGACGGCAACGGCTTTGTGCAGAGCTTGCGTGATGCCAAGGCGGACTGGCGCGGCGATGCCGGCCCGATCCTGCTGCTGGGCGCAGGCGGCGCCTCGCGCGCGGTCGTCGTTGCGCTGCTCGAAAACGGCGCGCGCGAGATCCGCATCGCCAACCGTACTGCCGAGAAGGCCCAGGCGATCGCAACGGAATTCGGCTCCGCGGTCAGCTCCGTCGCGTGGGATGATCGCGCTGCGGCGCTCGCCGACGTCGCGCTGCTCGTCAATTGCACCGATCGCGGCATGGTCGGCAAAAGCGCGCTCGAGATCGACCTGTCGCGGCTCAAGTCCACGACGCTCACCGCCGATATCATCTATACGCCGCTCGAGACGCCGTTCCTGGCTGGTGCCCGCGCGCGCGGTTGCGTCACGGTGAACGGGCTCGGCCTTCTGCTGAACCAGGCACGGCTGGCCTTCAAGGCCTGGTTCGATGTGATGCCGGACGTGACGCCCGAGCTGATCAGGGATATCGAGGCTACGTTCTGA
- a CDS encoding amidohydrolase, whose amino-acid sequence MTLPAGPKIDCHVHALDPLHFPYGVDTPYRPSGQEIAPAAQLIRVFDVFDVRHALVVATNTGYGSDSRILLDTLRQGGGRFKGVAVVENDVDVKELERLKAAGVIGVAFNVPFHGAGYYRTAAPLLEKLTSLGLLLQIQVEHDQLLDLLPLIEASPVRLVFDHCGRPSVAQGVKGKAFQALLAIGRERDAHVKLSGYYKFSELPHPHEDTWPFIAALVDAFTLDRCVWGSDYPFLRASERLDYGPLLAVLTKLFPDPGDQQRLLWRTPAKLLGFDRP is encoded by the coding sequence ATGACATTGCCGGCGGGCCCCAAGATCGACTGCCATGTCCACGCCCTCGATCCCCTCCATTTTCCCTATGGCGTCGATACGCCGTACCGGCCGAGCGGGCAGGAGATCGCGCCCGCGGCGCAGCTCATCCGCGTGTTTGACGTCTTCGATGTTCGCCACGCGCTCGTGGTCGCCACCAACACCGGCTATGGCAGCGACAGCCGTATCCTGCTCGACACGCTGAGGCAGGGCGGCGGCCGCTTCAAGGGTGTCGCGGTCGTCGAGAACGACGTCGACGTCAAGGAGCTCGAGCGGTTGAAGGCCGCCGGCGTGATCGGCGTTGCCTTCAATGTGCCGTTCCACGGCGCCGGCTATTATCGCACCGCCGCGCCGCTGCTGGAGAAGCTGACGAGCCTCGGCCTGCTCCTCCAGATCCAGGTCGAGCACGATCAGTTGTTGGACCTGCTGCCGCTGATCGAGGCATCGCCGGTGCGCCTCGTGTTCGACCATTGCGGCCGCCCCTCGGTCGCGCAGGGCGTGAAAGGCAAGGCGTTCCAGGCGCTGCTCGCGATCGGCCGCGAGCGCGACGCGCACGTCAAGCTCTCCGGCTATTACAAATTCTCCGAACTGCCGCATCCCCATGAGGACACCTGGCCGTTCATCGCGGCACTGGTCGACGCCTTCACGCTCGATCGCTGCGTCTGGGGATCGGACTATCCGTTCTTGCGCGCATCTGAACGGCTCGACTACGGGCCGCTGCTGGCGGTGCTGACAAAACTGTTTCCGGATCCGGGCGATCAGCAGCGTCTGCTGTGGCGAACGCCGGCAAAACTGCTCGGTTTCGATAGACCATAA